A single Pseudomonas sp. MM223 DNA region contains:
- the flgF gene encoding Flagellar basal-body rod protein FlgF (*Name flgF), producing MDKLLYVAMTGASQNALAQKAHANNLANLSTNGFQRDLEQARSMPVFGDSFPARAFAMTERPATDFSEGPLVETGRDLDVAVTGKGFIAVQAPDGSEAYVRTGSLNIDALGVLRAGNGMPVIGNGGPIAIPPEQKVEVGADGTISIRSMGEDPRVMAEVDRIKLVNPDTKGMQKGLDGLIHTASGQPADADVNVRVVSGFLEGSNVNAVEEMTSVLALSRQFELHVKMMNTAKEGDEAMARVLQIG from the coding sequence GTGGACAAGTTGCTTTATGTGGCCATGACCGGCGCCAGCCAGAACGCACTGGCACAAAAGGCCCACGCCAACAACCTGGCGAACCTTTCCACCAACGGTTTTCAGCGCGACCTGGAACAGGCCCGCTCGATGCCGGTGTTTGGTGACAGCTTTCCGGCGCGCGCTTTTGCCATGACCGAACGCCCGGCCACCGACTTCAGCGAAGGCCCGTTGGTCGAAACGGGTCGTGACCTGGATGTTGCCGTGACCGGCAAGGGCTTCATCGCCGTGCAGGCGCCAGACGGCAGCGAAGCCTACGTGCGTACCGGCAGCCTGAACATCGACGCCCTCGGTGTGTTGCGTGCCGGCAACGGCATGCCGGTGATCGGCAACGGTGGCCCTATTGCCATCCCGCCAGAGCAGAAGGTTGAGGTTGGCGCTGACGGCACCATCAGCATCCGCTCCATGGGTGAAGACCCGCGGGTGATGGCCGAGGTCGACCGCATCAAGCTGGTCAACCCGGACACCAAGGGCATGCAGAAAGGCCTGGATGGCTTGATCCATACCGCCTCAGGCCAACCGGCTGATGCTGACGTCAATGTGCGGGTGGTTTCGGGCTTTTTGGAAGGCAGCAACGTCAACGCTGTCGAGGAAATGACCTCGGTGCTGGCGCTGTCCCGCCAGTTTGAACTGCACGTCAAGATGATGAACACGGCCAAGGAAGGCGACGAAGCCATGGCTCGGGTTTTGCAAATCGGCTAA